In the Acidimicrobiales bacterium genome, one interval contains:
- a CDS encoding bifunctional (p)ppGpp synthetase/guanosine-3',5'-bis(diphosphate) 3'-pyrophosphohydrolase produces the protein MPSVDRARVLPWRRQFSSAPDVLAPLITAYRVRRPKADTALIQQAYEVAEKAHSTQVRKSGEAYIHHPVAVATIVAELGLDDVTIASALLHDAVEDTGVTLEDVSRDFGAEVAAIVDGVTKLERVRFDSREAQQAASMRKMLVAMAKDWRVLIIKLADRLHNMRTIAAMPDFKQKRTAQETLDIYAPLAHRLGIQDIKWQLEDLAFATLNPKPYAEIEQMVALRAPEREIYLTQVLEEVRGQLAQNRIDAEVTGRPKPLWSIYEKMVVRGKDFDEIFDLVGIRVLVDSVKDCYAALGSIHATWKPVQGRFKDYIAMPKFNLYQSLHTTVVAPQGKPLEVQIRTWEMHKRAEFGIAAHWGYKEKASAADIAWLNRIVDWERETSDPAEFMKNLKLDLEQDEVFVFTPKGRVVTLPNAATPVDFAYAIHTEVGHRCIGAKVNGRLSPLDSQLHSGDTVEIFTSKVASAGPSRDWLKIAVTPRARNKIRQWFSRERREDAIENGREELAKALRKEGLPVQKLASSPALMTMAASMNYLDLESLHAAIGDGHVSARSVAQRLARELRGGEHEEQLPATVRQPRRAGKDQAAGVHVEGLDDVMVRLSRCCTPVPGDEILGFVTRGRGVSVHRTDCANAVSLAGGQVDRVIEVEWDRERRGTFVASIEIKALDRSRLLADVTRSLSENFVNILASSSQTGADRVSTMRFDFELADPAHLTSLLSSVKRIDHVYEAYRVVPGKGN, from the coding sequence ATGCCGAGCGTCGACCGGGCTCGTGTGCTGCCGTGGCGGCGCCAGTTCTCGTCGGCGCCCGACGTGCTCGCCCCGCTCATCACCGCCTACCGCGTCCGCCGTCCCAAGGCCGACACGGCGTTGATCCAGCAGGCCTACGAGGTTGCCGAGAAGGCCCACAGCACCCAGGTGCGCAAGTCGGGCGAGGCCTACATCCACCACCCCGTGGCGGTGGCCACCATCGTTGCCGAGCTGGGGCTCGACGACGTCACCATCGCGTCGGCCCTCCTGCACGACGCAGTGGAGGACACGGGGGTCACGCTCGAAGACGTGAGCCGTGACTTCGGCGCCGAGGTGGCGGCCATCGTCGACGGTGTCACCAAGCTCGAGCGCGTCCGGTTCGACTCACGCGAGGCGCAGCAGGCCGCGTCGATGCGCAAGATGCTGGTGGCGATGGCCAAGGACTGGCGCGTCCTGATCATCAAGCTGGCCGACCGTCTCCACAACATGCGCACGATCGCCGCCATGCCCGACTTCAAGCAGAAGCGCACGGCCCAGGAGACGCTCGACATCTACGCCCCGCTGGCCCACCGCCTCGGGATCCAGGACATCAAGTGGCAGCTCGAGGACCTGGCCTTCGCCACCCTCAATCCCAAGCCGTACGCCGAGATCGAGCAGATGGTGGCGCTCCGGGCGCCCGAGCGGGAGATCTACCTCACCCAGGTACTGGAGGAGGTGCGGGGCCAGCTGGCCCAGAACCGCATCGACGCCGAGGTCACCGGGCGGCCCAAGCCCCTGTGGTCCATCTACGAGAAGATGGTGGTGCGGGGCAAGGATTTCGACGAGATCTTCGACCTGGTGGGCATCCGGGTGCTGGTCGACTCCGTCAAGGACTGCTACGCCGCGCTCGGGTCCATCCACGCCACCTGGAAGCCGGTGCAGGGGCGGTTCAAGGACTACATCGCCATGCCCAAGTTCAACCTCTACCAGTCGCTGCACACCACCGTGGTGGCGCCCCAGGGCAAGCCCCTGGAGGTGCAGATCCGCACGTGGGAGATGCACAAGCGGGCCGAGTTCGGCATCGCCGCACACTGGGGCTACAAGGAGAAGGCGTCGGCGGCCGACATCGCCTGGCTGAACCGCATCGTCGACTGGGAGCGCGAGACCTCCGACCCGGCCGAGTTCATGAAGAACCTGAAGCTCGACCTGGAACAGGACGAGGTCTTCGTTTTCACTCCAAAAGGGCGAGTGGTCACGCTGCCCAACGCGGCCACCCCGGTCGACTTCGCCTACGCCATCCACACCGAGGTCGGCCACCGCTGCATCGGCGCCAAGGTGAACGGCCGACTCTCCCCGCTCGACTCCCAGCTGCACTCGGGCGACACCGTCGAGATCTTCACCTCGAAGGTGGCGTCGGCCGGCCCTTCACGCGACTGGCTGAAGATCGCCGTCACCCCGCGCGCCCGCAACAAGATCCGTCAGTGGTTCTCCCGGGAGCGCCGCGAGGACGCCATCGAGAACGGCCGGGAGGAGCTGGCTAAGGCGCTGCGCAAGGAGGGACTGCCGGTCCAGAAGCTGGCCTCGTCGCCCGCGCTGATGACCATGGCCGCGTCCATGAACTACCTCGACCTCGAGTCGCTGCACGCGGCCATCGGCGACGGCCACGTGTCGGCCCGGTCGGTGGCCCAGCGCCTGGCTCGGGAGCTGCGGGGCGGCGAGCACGAGGAGCAGCTGCCGGCCACCGTCCGCCAGCCCCGCCGGGCCGGCAAGGACCAGGCGGCCGGCGTCCACGTCGAAGGCCTCGACGACGTGATGGTGCGCCTGTCCCGCTGCTGCACCCCGGTGCCCGGCGACGAGATCCTCGGCTTCGTGACGCGGGGCCGCGGCGTCTCGGTCCACCGCACGGACTGCGCCAACGCCGTCTCGCTGGCCGGCGGCCAGGTCGACCGCGTCATCGAGGTCGAATGGGACCGGGAGCGCCGCGGCACGTTCGTGGCGTCCATCGAGATCAAGGCCCTCGACCGCTCCCGCCTTCTGGCCGACGTCACCCGGTCGCTGTCCGAGAACTTCGTCAACATCCTGGCCAGCTCGTCGCAGACCGGCGCCGACCGGGTCAGCACGATGCGCTTCGACTTCGAGCTGGCCGACCCCGCCCACCTCACGTCGCTGCTCTCGTCGGTCAAGCGCATCGACCACGTCTACGAGGCCTACCGGGTCGTTCCCGGCAAGGGCAACTAG
- a CDS encoding adenine phosphoribosyltransferase, whose translation MVLAAAPGWLKDHIRDIPDFPQPGVVFKDITPLLADAGAFRATIDALAAPFEDVAVDKVLAVEARGFIVGAPVAYRFGAGFVPCRKAGKLPWDVEKEEYVLEYGTDLLEVHKDAVTPGERVLVVDDVLATGGTAAAAGSLVERLGGEVVGFAFVIELAFLGGRSKLGGRELVSLLTYE comes from the coding sequence ATGGTTCTCGCTGCTGCTCCCGGGTGGCTCAAGGACCACATCCGTGACATCCCCGACTTCCCCCAGCCCGGGGTCGTGTTCAAGGACATCACCCCCCTCCTGGCGGACGCCGGCGCCTTCCGCGCCACCATCGACGCCCTGGCCGCGCCGTTCGAGGATGTGGCGGTCGACAAGGTGCTGGCCGTGGAGGCCCGCGGGTTCATCGTGGGGGCCCCTGTGGCGTACCGCTTCGGGGCGGGCTTCGTGCCGTGCCGCAAGGCCGGCAAGCTGCCGTGGGACGTGGAGAAGGAGGAGTACGTCCTCGAGTACGGGACCGACCTGCTCGAGGTCCACAAGGACGCGGTGACGCCGGGTGAGCGGGTGTTGGTCGTCGACGACGTGCTCGCCACGGGAGGCACGGCGGCCGCCGCCGGCAGCCTGGTGGAGCGGCTCGGCGGCGAGGTCGTGGGGTTCGCGTTCGTGATCGAGCTGGCCTTCCTCGGTGGCCGCTCGAAGCTCGGCGGGCGGGAGCTGGTCTCCCTGCTCACCTACGAGTAG
- the secF gene encoding protein translocase subunit SecF, which produces MSEKSSIWHRLYHGETAFNFVGRKRTWFIASGVVILIGAISLVAQGLNFGIDFEGGTAWEVKAPALSVRDARDAIRPEGLGDAKVQQLGGDTIRVQSDVSGSADERSAKREAVSAALAKVAKVDVDTVSVNEVGPSWGGEVTSKAERALVFFFLAITLYITLRFEWKMALAALAAVVHDIAITVGVYSLSGFEVTPATVIAFLTILGYSLYDTIVVFDKVEENTKGLAASGRMTYGDTVNLSMNQVLMRSLNTSLVAILPILSVLIVGAFILGATTLEDFGLALLIGLLTGAYSSIFIAAPILAILKEREPRYASIKQRILAKGAVTPLTPAAAAAGGVTMGAPVVTGAGASRDGDKVAAGTAGRIPPRPGGTRPPPRPRKKGKKR; this is translated from the coding sequence ATGAGCGAGAAGAGCTCGATCTGGCACCGCCTCTACCACGGGGAGACGGCGTTCAACTTCGTGGGCCGCAAGCGGACGTGGTTCATCGCGTCGGGTGTGGTCATCCTCATCGGAGCCATCTCCCTGGTGGCCCAGGGCCTCAACTTCGGCATCGACTTCGAGGGCGGCACGGCGTGGGAGGTCAAGGCGCCGGCGCTGTCCGTACGCGACGCCCGCGACGCCATCCGCCCCGAGGGCCTGGGTGACGCCAAGGTCCAGCAGCTGGGCGGCGACACCATCAGGGTGCAGAGCGACGTCAGCGGAAGCGCCGACGAGAGGTCGGCGAAGCGGGAGGCGGTGAGCGCAGCACTGGCCAAGGTCGCCAAGGTCGACGTCGACACGGTGAGCGTCAACGAGGTCGGGCCGTCATGGGGCGGCGAGGTGACGAGCAAGGCCGAACGGGCCCTGGTCTTCTTCTTCCTCGCCATCACGCTGTACATCACGCTGCGCTTCGAGTGGAAGATGGCGCTCGCCGCCCTGGCCGCCGTGGTGCACGACATCGCCATCACCGTCGGCGTGTACTCGCTGTCCGGGTTCGAGGTGACGCCGGCGACCGTCATCGCCTTCCTCACCATCCTCGGCTACTCCCTCTACGACACCATCGTCGTGTTCGACAAGGTGGAGGAGAACACCAAGGGGCTGGCCGCGTCGGGGCGCATGACCTACGGCGACACGGTGAACCTGTCCATGAACCAGGTGCTCATGCGATCGTTGAACACGTCGCTGGTCGCCATCCTTCCGATCCTGTCCGTGCTCATCGTGGGGGCGTTCATCCTCGGTGCCACCACGCTCGAGGACTTCGGGCTGGCCCTCCTCATCGGCCTGCTCACCGGCGCGTACTCGTCGATCTTCATCGCCGCACCGATCCTCGCCATCCTCAAGGAGCGCGAGCCGAGGTACGCGTCCATCAAGCAGCGGATCCTCGCCAAGGGCGCGGTCACCCCACTCACGCCCGCCGCAGCCGCCGCCGGTGGCGTCACCATGGGAGCGCCCGTCGTCACCGGCGCCGGCGCCTCCCGCGACGGCGACAAGGTCGCGGCCGGGACCGCAGGTCGCATCCCGCCCCGACCCGGAGGCACCCGCCCGCCGCCCCGGCCCCGCAAGAAGGGCAAGAAGCGCTAG